A window of Campylobacter ureolyticus contains these coding sequences:
- a CDS encoding methylated-DNA--[protein]-cysteine S-methyltransferase codes for MQKVYFKAGFINLEIYGDENGISEIKFVDFYKNLPTNNENLKLCIDELSRYFKGDLKSFSVKLNITGTKFEKNVYNALLKIPYGEVKTYKEIAESINHPKAYRAVGNANSKNKIPIIVPCHRVVSNSGIGGYTGGINIKENLLKIEKYL; via the coding sequence TTATGGTGATGAAAATGGGATAAGTGAAATAAAATTTGTTGATTTTTATAAAAATTTGCCAACAAATAATGAGAATTTAAAACTTTGTATAGATGAGTTAAGCAGATATTTTAAAGGAGATCTTAAAAGTTTTAGCGTTAAGTTAAATATAACTGGAACCAAGTTTGAAAAAAATGTATATAACGCACTTTTAAAAATCCCTTATGGAGAGGTTAAAACATATAAAGAAATCGCTGAGTCTATAAATCATCCAAAAGCTTATCGCGCAGTTGGAAATGCAAACTCTAAAAATAAAATTCCTATCATAGTTCCTTGCCATAGAGTTGTATCAAATAGTGGAATTGGCGGATATACAGGCGGAATTAATATAAAAGAAAATCTTTTAAAAATAGAGAAATATTTATAA